The genome window AATTATGTAATTTTTTTATTTTCTAAAATATTATATAGTTATATCTCCTACTTCCATCTTTAAATAATTTATTAAATTTTGTGGTTCGATTATTATTTGTAGACCACGAACACCAGCACTTATCATTATATAATCTTTAGTTAAAGCACTCTGATGGATGAAGCTTTGATGTCTCTTTTTTATTCCAATAGGAGAACATCCTCCTCTTATATAACCAGTCATATTAAAAAGTTCTTTTAACTCTAGCATCTCTACCTTTTTTGCCCCTGCAATCTTAGCTAATTTTTTTAGATCAATAGTATCAGCTCCTGGAATACAAGCAACTATCATCTCTTTTTTTTCATTTAAAAGAACTAGAGTCTTAAATATTTTAGTAATATCTTCTCCAGTTTTTAAAGATACTGCTATCGCACTTAAATCATTTTCATCAACTTCATACTCTTTAAATTCATATTTTATTTTATTTTTATCTAATTCTCTCATAGCATTTGTTTTTTTCATATT of Fusobacterium mortiferum ATCC 9817 contains these proteins:
- the ybaK gene encoding Cys-tRNA(Pro) deacylase codes for the protein MKKTNAMRELDKNKIKYEFKEYEVDENDLSAIAVSLKTGEDITKIFKTLVLLNEKKEMIVACIPGADTIDLKKLAKIAGAKKVEMLELKELFNMTGYIRGGCSPIGIKKRHQSFIHQSALTKDYIMISAGVRGLQIIIEPQNLINYLKMEVGDITI